A single window of Archangium gephyra DNA harbors:
- a CDS encoding c-type cytochrome → MKATGCLLVLTTLAALGSSGCGPARRGVPFGPPLHLTERQKQGQVLFMRECNGCHPGGAGGLGPGIANKPLPGFAMRTQIRKGVGAMPAFTEQMLGDAEVDAIVDYLNALQETPGPL, encoded by the coding sequence ATGAAGGCCACCGGCTGTCTGCTCGTGCTCACCACCCTGGCGGCCCTGGGCTCCAGCGGCTGCGGCCCCGCGCGCCGGGGAGTGCCCTTTGGCCCCCCGCTGCACCTCACCGAGCGCCAGAAGCAGGGACAGGTGCTCTTCATGCGCGAGTGCAACGGCTGTCACCCGGGAGGTGCGGGAGGCCTGGGCCCGGGCATCGCCAACAAGCCGCTGCCCGGCTTCGCCATGCGCACGCAGATTCGCAAGGGCGTGGGCGCCATGCCCGCCTTCACCGAGCAGATGCTCGGCGACGCGGAGGTGGACGCCATCGTCGACTACCTCAACGCGCTCCAGGAGACGCCGGGCCCCTTGTGA
- a CDS encoding FKBP-type peptidyl-prolyl cis-trans isomerase gives MSLKMDDVKVGTGTEATPGKTVTVHYVGTLTNGSKFDSSRDRGQGFTFRLGAGQVIQGWDKGVAGMKVGGVRKLTIPPEMGYGAGGFPPVIPPNSTLVFEVELLEVR, from the coding sequence ATGAGCTTGAAGATGGATGATGTGAAGGTGGGCACGGGCACCGAGGCGACTCCGGGCAAGACGGTGACGGTGCACTACGTGGGCACCCTCACCAATGGCTCGAAGTTCGACAGCAGCCGGGATCGCGGCCAGGGCTTCACCTTCCGGCTCGGCGCGGGCCAGGTCATCCAGGGCTGGGACAAGGGCGTGGCCGGCATGAAGGTGGGCGGCGTGCGCAAGCTCACCATCCCCCCCGAGATGGGTTACGGCGCTGGCGGCTTCCCGCCCGTCATCCCTCCCAACTCGACGCTCGTTTTCGAAGTGGAACTGCTGGAAGTCCGCTAG
- the trxA gene encoding thioredoxin, which translates to MATLEIGKENFEATVSKQGIVMLDWWAAWCGPCRAFAPVYEKASEKHQDVTFGKIDTDAQPELSGMFQIRSIPTLMIFRDGILLFEQAGALPAAALEELLTKVRELDMEEVRREIEKRKKEQEPRA; encoded by the coding sequence ATGGCCACGTTGGAGATTGGTAAGGAGAACTTCGAGGCCACGGTGTCCAAGCAGGGCATCGTCATGCTCGACTGGTGGGCGGCGTGGTGCGGCCCCTGCCGCGCCTTCGCTCCCGTCTACGAGAAGGCCTCCGAGAAGCACCAGGACGTCACCTTCGGGAAGATCGACACGGACGCGCAGCCGGAGCTCTCCGGCATGTTCCAGATCCGGTCCATCCCCACGCTGATGATCTTCCGCGACGGCATCCTGCTCTTCGAGCAGGCCGGAGCCCTGCCCGCGGCCGCCCTGGAGGAGCTGCTCACCAAGGTGCGCGAGCTGGACATGGAGGAGGTGCGCCGGGAGATCGAGAAGCGCAAGAAGGAGCAGGAGCCGCGGGCCTGA
- a CDS encoding patatin-like phospholipase family protein, whose translation MALERVRSWWRGETAQPLRPVVEWLGRYPLLVVLQLLPVCIVWGGFESLGLPSLFFHDVPRVTFVAAFMAAMLLGQLCFVGYLLDADEKWALAPRRGKPGGVPPTVRWYLFRTGTYPAWLVVLSIPCLIDRHFSFLFGVLSALCVTLLLTRGAAWLQRWCETDRQRHLWLRWVEATFFRRRSTLIVVLHVLQGGLLIIFLLGYLLVAAHVAFTGNHGWVSPAVVICVAIGLVGALYGAIRFFFPERHMGALLVSSLLVVFTGRGCADVSYYDELSLSQPPAYAGTSLASPRDAGLLGDEAVLDAWLARMRAEPPPGAAWPSQGEVQLASGQAVPRCEPGPRPRLALVSTSGGGIRAAAWTAHVLSRLQGPEGVPGFHRYVRLVTGASGGMVGAGTWVAGLYPQGMADPGALPTMMQKDSLSSAAIALMLPFGEGRGRALESAWVRHTDGLLGRTFGDLRQGEAEGWLPSLVYSPMLVEDGRRLLVSNLDLSALTSSEASSLVMERNGDEPRDKPLSRLSLSGVQLFQLFPLKQRAFPVAAAARMSASFPYVSPASALPTSPRVRVVDAGYYDNYGVDLAVQWLHAHRDWVRACTSGVVLIQIRDHLGNGRRTKLQAAPEDGLLGGLTSPLEAVLRARESSMSFRNDALLSLVQDELNASEPCFFTTAIFELGETAPLSWALTDHDVARLEHAAGSPALRERVDAVREWLTAGSEAQQRARERGLCPGGREL comes from the coding sequence ATGGCGTTGGAACGGGTCCGGTCCTGGTGGCGGGGCGAGACGGCACAGCCCCTGCGTCCCGTGGTGGAGTGGCTGGGCCGCTACCCGCTGCTGGTGGTGCTCCAGCTGTTGCCCGTCTGCATCGTCTGGGGCGGCTTCGAATCGCTCGGGCTGCCGAGCCTCTTCTTCCATGACGTGCCCCGGGTGACGTTCGTCGCGGCCTTCATGGCGGCGATGTTGTTGGGGCAGCTGTGCTTCGTCGGCTACCTGCTGGACGCGGACGAGAAGTGGGCCCTGGCGCCCCGGCGGGGCAAGCCGGGTGGAGTGCCGCCCACCGTCCGCTGGTACCTCTTCCGCACGGGCACCTATCCCGCCTGGCTGGTGGTGCTCAGCATTCCGTGCCTCATCGACCGGCACTTCTCCTTCCTCTTCGGTGTCCTGTCCGCGTTGTGCGTCACGCTGCTGCTCACGCGCGGCGCCGCATGGTTGCAGCGCTGGTGCGAGACGGACCGGCAGCGCCACCTCTGGCTGCGATGGGTTGAGGCCACGTTCTTCCGCAGGCGCTCGACGCTCATCGTGGTGCTGCATGTGCTGCAGGGCGGGCTGCTCATCATCTTCCTGCTGGGCTACCTGCTGGTGGCCGCGCACGTGGCCTTCACCGGCAATCACGGCTGGGTGTCGCCGGCCGTGGTCATCTGCGTGGCGATCGGCCTGGTCGGCGCCCTCTACGGGGCCATCCGCTTCTTCTTCCCCGAGCGGCACATGGGCGCGCTCCTCGTCTCGAGCCTCCTGGTGGTGTTCACCGGGCGGGGCTGCGCGGACGTCTCCTATTACGACGAGCTGTCCCTGTCCCAGCCGCCCGCGTACGCGGGAACGAGCCTCGCGTCTCCCCGGGACGCGGGGCTGCTGGGGGACGAGGCGGTGCTGGACGCGTGGCTGGCGCGCATGCGGGCGGAGCCACCTCCCGGCGCGGCGTGGCCCTCGCAGGGCGAGGTGCAGCTCGCCTCGGGGCAGGCGGTGCCACGCTGCGAGCCGGGGCCGAGGCCTCGGCTGGCCCTGGTGTCGACGAGTGGCGGAGGCATCCGCGCCGCGGCGTGGACGGCGCACGTGCTCTCCCGGCTGCAGGGTCCGGAGGGTGTGCCGGGCTTCCACCGCTACGTGCGCCTCGTCACCGGCGCCTCGGGCGGCATGGTGGGGGCGGGCACCTGGGTGGCCGGGCTCTACCCCCAAGGCATGGCGGACCCGGGCGCGCTGCCCACGATGATGCAGAAGGACAGCCTCTCGTCGGCGGCCATCGCGCTGATGCTGCCCTTTGGCGAGGGCCGCGGCCGCGCGCTGGAGAGCGCCTGGGTGCGGCACACGGACGGCCTGCTGGGGCGCACCTTTGGAGATCTGCGCCAGGGCGAGGCGGAGGGCTGGCTGCCGTCGCTGGTGTACTCGCCCATGCTGGTGGAGGACGGGCGGCGGCTGCTGGTGAGCAACCTGGACCTGTCGGCGCTGACGTCCTCGGAGGCGAGCTCGCTGGTGATGGAGCGCAACGGCGACGAGCCCCGGGACAAGCCGCTGTCCCGGCTGTCGCTCTCGGGGGTGCAGCTCTTCCAACTCTTCCCCCTCAAGCAGCGGGCCTTCCCCGTGGCGGCCGCGGCGCGGATGAGCGCGTCCTTCCCCTATGTCAGCCCGGCGAGCGCGCTGCCCACCTCGCCCCGCGTGCGCGTGGTGGACGCGGGCTACTACGACAACTACGGCGTGGACCTGGCGGTGCAGTGGCTGCACGCCCATCGCGACTGGGTGCGCGCGTGCACCTCGGGTGTGGTGCTCATCCAGATTCGGGATCATCTCGGCAACGGCCGGCGCACGAAGCTGCAGGCAGCCCCCGAGGACGGGCTGCTGGGCGGGCTGACGTCACCGCTGGAGGCCGTGCTGCGGGCACGCGAGTCCAGCATGTCCTTCCGCAACGACGCGCTGCTGAGCCTGGTGCAGGACGAGCTCAACGCGAGCGAGCCGTGCTTCTTCACCACCGCCATCTTCGAGCTCGGCGAGACGGCCCCGCTCAGCTGGGCCCTGACGGATCACGACGTGGCGAGGCTGGAGCACGCGGCGGGCAGCCCCGCGCTGCGCGAGCGGGTGGACGCGGTGCGCGAGTGGCTCACCGCGGGCTCCGAGGCACAGCAGCGGGCCCGTGAACGCGGCCTGTGTCCCGGCGGACGCGAGCTGTAG
- a CDS encoding PQQ-dependent sugar dehydrogenase, which produces MRSDLLRRSAFVTSALLLGGCFHLTAGDKTREEFQPPRRIDPAAIAVPDGYRIEPIATGLTYPTSVTFDDQGTPYVIEAGYSYGEDFTEPRLLRINPDGGHTVVAKGAHPPWTGVVFHQGAFYVAEGGTEGGGRIVRITPDGTLTPIVSGLPSLGDHHTNGPAAGPDGALYFSVGTATNAGVVGPDSANAESINWLSRDAGFHDIPCRDITLRGLNFTSPDPRTPAPDDTATTGAFVPFGTATKPDQVIRGRVPCSGAVFRLAPGATSPELVAWGFRNPYGLAFSPEGQLYVTENGHDERGSRPIFGAGDYLWAVEPGRWYGFPDFVGGRAVNQEWFKPSGQEHPPQFLLAEHPAPPPQPVAFFGVHSSSNGVDFSRGGTFGHRGLAFVAQFGDQAPDTGKVMSPVGYKVVRVDVGNGVIQDFAANKDKGNGGPASHLGTGGLERPIAVRFNPDNGALYVVDFGVMTVLGKDIKPYRETGVLWRITPTGKKEGP; this is translated from the coding sequence ATGCGCTCCGACCTCCTCCGACGTTCGGCCTTCGTGACCAGTGCGCTGCTGCTCGGCGGCTGCTTCCACCTCACCGCGGGAGACAAGACGCGGGAGGAGTTCCAGCCCCCCCGGCGCATCGACCCGGCCGCCATCGCGGTGCCCGACGGCTACCGCATCGAACCCATCGCCACCGGCCTCACCTACCCCACCTCGGTCACCTTCGATGACCAGGGCACGCCCTACGTCATCGAGGCGGGCTACTCCTACGGCGAGGACTTCACCGAGCCGCGCCTGTTGCGCATCAACCCGGACGGCGGCCACACCGTGGTGGCCAAGGGCGCGCATCCGCCGTGGACGGGCGTGGTCTTCCACCAGGGCGCCTTCTACGTCGCCGAGGGCGGCACCGAGGGAGGCGGCCGCATCGTCCGCATCACCCCGGACGGGACGCTCACGCCCATCGTCTCCGGGCTGCCCAGCCTGGGAGATCACCACACCAACGGGCCGGCGGCCGGTCCGGACGGAGCGCTCTACTTCTCCGTGGGCACCGCGACGAACGCGGGTGTGGTGGGTCCGGACAGCGCGAACGCGGAGAGCATCAACTGGCTGTCGCGCGACGCCGGGTTCCACGACATCCCCTGCCGCGACATCACCCTGCGCGGCCTCAACTTCACCAGCCCCGACCCGCGTACGCCCGCCCCGGACGACACGGCCACCACCGGGGCCTTCGTCCCCTTCGGCACGGCCACGAAGCCGGACCAGGTCATCCGAGGCCGGGTGCCCTGCTCCGGCGCCGTCTTCCGGCTCGCGCCCGGTGCCACCTCGCCGGAGCTGGTGGCGTGGGGCTTCCGCAATCCGTATGGGCTCGCCTTCTCGCCGGAGGGCCAGCTCTACGTGACGGAGAACGGCCACGACGAGCGCGGCAGCCGCCCCATCTTCGGCGCCGGGGACTACCTGTGGGCGGTGGAGCCCGGGCGCTGGTACGGCTTCCCCGACTTCGTGGGAGGCCGCGCCGTCAACCAGGAGTGGTTCAAGCCCTCCGGCCAGGAGCACCCGCCCCAGTTCCTCCTGGCCGAGCACCCCGCTCCACCGCCGCAGCCGGTGGCCTTCTTCGGCGTGCACTCGTCCTCGAACGGGGTGGACTTCTCGCGGGGCGGCACCTTCGGCCACCGGGGGCTGGCCTTCGTCGCGCAGTTCGGCGACCAGGCACCCGACACGGGCAAGGTGATGTCGCCGGTGGGCTACAAGGTGGTGCGGGTGGACGTCGGCAACGGCGTCATCCAGGACTTCGCGGCCAACAAGGACAAGGGCAATGGCGGCCCGGCCTCGCACCTGGGCACCGGCGGGCTCGAGCGCCCCATCGCCGTGCGCTTCAACCCGGACAACGGCGCGCTCTACGTCGTCGACTTCGGGGTGATGACGGTGCTCGGCAAGGACATCAAGCCCTACCGGGAGACGGGCGTGCTCTGGCGCATCACTCCCACGGGGAAGAAGGAGGGCCCATGA
- a CDS encoding HAD family hydrolase — protein sequence MVPSAVLFDMDGVLIRSEEAWLRVLEDAGRRFRGSPVTREEFAPTFGQGTAEDVRVFGLRCTPAELDAFYVEHLPAHAGDVWVNPDARGLLESLAARGLRRAVVTNTVSTLARTLLGAARLLDFFEVLACSDLVAQAKPAPDLVLYALGRLGLPPEAAVMVGDSRFDRGAARAAGVRFVGLGLDGDARIERLGELLPLLPLTRGPASPGAR from the coding sequence ATGGTTCCCAGCGCCGTCTTGTTCGACATGGATGGAGTCCTCATCCGCAGCGAGGAGGCCTGGCTGCGGGTGTTGGAGGACGCGGGACGGCGCTTCCGGGGCAGTCCGGTGACGCGCGAGGAGTTCGCGCCCACCTTCGGGCAGGGCACCGCCGAGGACGTGCGCGTCTTCGGCCTGCGCTGCACCCCCGCCGAGCTGGATGCCTTCTACGTGGAGCACCTGCCGGCCCATGCCGGTGACGTCTGGGTCAACCCGGACGCGCGTGGGCTGCTGGAGTCCCTGGCCGCGCGCGGCCTGCGCCGGGCGGTGGTGACCAACACCGTGTCCACGCTCGCCCGGACGCTGCTCGGCGCCGCGCGCCTGCTCGACTTCTTCGAGGTGCTGGCGTGCTCGGACCTCGTGGCCCAGGCGAAGCCGGCGCCGGACCTGGTGCTGTACGCGCTCGGGCGCCTGGGCCTGCCTCCCGAGGCGGCGGTGATGGTGGGTGATTCGCGCTTCGATCGGGGCGCCGCCCGGGCCGCGGGCGTGCGCTTCGTGGGACTCGGCCTGGACGGTGATGCCCGCATCGAGCGGCTGGGCGAGCTGCTGCCCCTCCTGCCTCTCACAAGGGGCCCGGCGTCTCCTGGAGCGCGTTGA
- a CDS encoding YfhO family protein: MPLSQQARVRLAVVAAIVVLPLLYFHRASLTDEVFIARDILRVYYPLKQYWAERVSQLQFPGWYPYDGMGQPYTGMLISGAFHPANLLYLLLPLGSALKLITLLSYVAALGGTYLFARLWGMRRSAALLSGLTYALSGYLVGISNNLLYLMAASTFPWALWGAERFLRQPSAGRAAATALPLCLVLLGGDPQSFALCNGMLLGLVLLRPSRAEVLRIAPRAGVLIVLGALLSAVQILPVLGILKDAQPTAGTFAQATLFSFHPLRLLELAFGPLFIDPELARAASSPLADELFQSGMGTFWVPSVHLGFPALLLLAGALWTWWRHPLTWKVAGLALLVLALSLALHLPLYGWFYRWVPFWSSFRYPEKLLPYFLFACALGAGAGLESVLREPSLARRLAVAGFGLALVCGLLALGEWQWHVFSDGVVGALWKNGDARTLRLLHGNFLQASLLAAGSLGLMGLLLLQERRLPLRTGALLTLQFVVLYLANEGTYQVTYTDLLEQPSGLVDVVLQRERDAGTVRPRVFSAVNNPLPSRLPPGLELLDVTALGLVSTLAPNTTALWKLESGNSYLPAHSRRLGGLITTFDSFATWMGRLFGLYNVRYISLEARDFARMRGNPDVVVAEDPRVEALLIGNPRVLPRAYLATPVCVADESAARTLLGSRSFQPGQQAILECTPETPRPTEAASGAEGLGQVRFLHYAPESVELEVDARAPAALVLNDAWYSGWSAALDGQATPILPANVLVRGVLVPAGVHRVTFTYHTPGQRLGAFISLGALGLLGLAVLIERRRATRLATPPPHPG, encoded by the coding sequence ATGCCCCTCTCCCAGCAGGCCAGAGTCCGTCTCGCGGTGGTGGCAGCCATCGTCGTGCTGCCGCTGCTCTATTTCCACCGGGCGAGCCTCACCGACGAGGTCTTCATCGCGCGAGACATCCTCCGGGTGTACTACCCGCTCAAGCAGTACTGGGCGGAGCGTGTCTCGCAGCTCCAGTTCCCGGGCTGGTACCCCTATGACGGCATGGGGCAGCCCTACACGGGCATGCTCATCTCCGGAGCCTTCCACCCGGCCAACCTGCTCTACCTGCTGCTGCCGCTGGGGTCCGCGCTCAAGCTCATCACCCTGCTGTCCTACGTGGCCGCCCTGGGAGGCACGTACCTGTTCGCCCGGCTGTGGGGCATGCGGAGAAGCGCCGCGCTGCTCTCGGGGCTCACCTACGCGCTGAGCGGCTACCTGGTGGGCATCAGCAACAACCTGCTCTACCTCATGGCGGCCAGCACCTTCCCCTGGGCCCTCTGGGGTGCCGAGCGCTTCTTGCGCCAGCCCTCGGCGGGCCGCGCCGCCGCCACCGCCCTTCCCCTGTGCCTGGTGCTCCTCGGGGGAGACCCGCAGAGCTTCGCCCTGTGCAACGGCATGCTGCTGGGGCTCGTGCTGCTGCGCCCGAGCCGCGCGGAGGTGCTGCGCATTGCGCCCCGGGCCGGAGTGCTCATCGTGCTCGGCGCGCTGCTGTCCGCGGTGCAGATCCTCCCGGTGCTCGGCATCCTGAAGGACGCCCAGCCCACGGCGGGCACCTTCGCCCAGGCCACCCTCTTCTCCTTCCATCCCCTGCGGCTGCTCGAGCTGGCCTTCGGACCGCTGTTCATCGATCCGGAGCTGGCCCGGGCCGCGTCCTCCCCCCTGGCGGACGAGCTGTTCCAGTCGGGCATGGGCACCTTCTGGGTGCCCTCGGTGCACCTGGGGTTTCCGGCGCTGCTGTTGCTGGCGGGTGCCCTGTGGACCTGGTGGCGCCACCCGCTGACGTGGAAGGTGGCCGGGCTCGCGCTGCTCGTCCTGGCGCTGTCGTTGGCGCTGCACCTGCCGCTCTATGGCTGGTTCTACCGGTGGGTGCCCTTCTGGAGCTCCTTCCGCTATCCGGAGAAGCTGCTCCCCTACTTCCTGTTCGCGTGCGCCCTGGGCGCAGGGGCCGGACTGGAGAGCGTCCTCCGGGAGCCCTCCCTGGCCCGGCGCCTCGCGGTGGCCGGCTTCGGACTCGCGCTGGTGTGCGGCCTGCTCGCGCTGGGCGAGTGGCAGTGGCACGTCTTCTCGGACGGGGTGGTGGGCGCGCTCTGGAAGAACGGCGACGCGCGCACCCTGCGGCTGCTCCACGGCAACTTCCTCCAGGCGTCCCTGCTCGCGGCGGGCTCGCTCGGGTTGATGGGCCTGCTGCTGCTCCAGGAGCGCCGGCTCCCGCTGCGCACGGGGGCCCTCCTCACGCTCCAGTTCGTCGTCCTCTACCTGGCCAACGAGGGCACCTACCAGGTGACCTACACGGACCTGCTGGAGCAGCCCTCGGGGCTGGTGGACGTCGTCCTGCAACGTGAGCGGGACGCGGGGACGGTCCGTCCCCGGGTCTTCAGCGCGGTGAACAATCCGCTGCCGAGCCGGCTTCCTCCCGGGCTCGAGCTCCTCGACGTCACCGCCCTTGGCCTCGTGTCGACGCTCGCGCCGAACACGACCGCGCTCTGGAAGCTGGAGAGCGGCAACAGCTACCTGCCCGCGCACTCGCGGCGGCTCGGAGGGTTGATCACCACGTTCGACTCGTTCGCCACCTGGATGGGGCGGCTCTTCGGCCTCTACAACGTGCGCTACATCTCCCTGGAGGCGAGGGACTTCGCGCGGATGCGCGGCAACCCGGACGTCGTCGTCGCCGAGGATCCCCGGGTGGAGGCGCTGCTCATCGGCAATCCCCGCGTGCTGCCGCGCGCCTACCTGGCCACGCCCGTGTGCGTGGCGGACGAGAGCGCCGCGCGCACCCTGCTCGGCTCGCGCTCCTTCCAGCCCGGCCAGCAGGCCATCCTCGAGTGCACGCCGGAGACGCCACGGCCCACCGAGGCGGCGTCCGGAGCCGAAGGACTCGGACAGGTGCGCTTCCTCCACTACGCGCCGGAGTCCGTGGAGCTCGAGGTGGACGCGCGCGCGCCGGCGGCGCTGGTGCTCAACGACGCCTGGTACAGCGGGTGGAGCGCGGCCCTGGACGGACAGGCCACCCCCATCCTTCCGGCCAATGTGCTGGTGCGCGGGGTGCTCGTCCCGGCGGGCGTCCACCGGGTCACCTTCACGTACCACACGCCCGGCCAACGGCTCGGGGCCTTCATCTCCCTGGGTGCACTGGGCCTGCTCGGACTCGCGGTGCTCATCGAGCGCCGCCGGGCCACGAGACTGGCCACCCCACCGCCGCACCCCGGCTAA
- a CDS encoding Uma2 family endonuclease, with product MGKGKKPATYEDIEALPVGWVGEIIEEELVASPRPAMGHARVSSVLGAELGGPFDLGRGGPGGWWIFDEPEVHLGRNVLVPDLAGWRRERLPKPPAPNEPFMTVAPDWLCEVLSPSTGAMDRARKLPLYHREGVGHVWLVDPLARTLEVLRRQAGGWLLVATHTGDERVRAEPFEAVELGLELLWLPEGPAGR from the coding sequence ATGGGGAAGGGGAAGAAGCCAGCGACCTATGAGGACATCGAGGCGCTGCCGGTGGGGTGGGTGGGGGAGATCATCGAGGAGGAGCTGGTGGCCTCGCCGAGGCCCGCCATGGGTCATGCCCGGGTCTCTTCGGTACTCGGCGCGGAGCTGGGCGGCCCGTTCGACCTGGGGCGGGGCGGGCCCGGTGGGTGGTGGATCTTCGATGAGCCCGAGGTCCACCTCGGCAGGAATGTGCTGGTGCCGGACCTGGCGGGCTGGCGCCGTGAGCGCTTGCCGAAGCCGCCTGCTCCCAACGAGCCCTTCATGACGGTGGCTCCGGACTGGCTGTGCGAGGTGCTCTCCCCGTCGACGGGGGCCATGGATCGTGCGCGCAAGCTGCCGCTCTATCACCGCGAGGGGGTGGGCCACGTGTGGCTGGTGGATCCGCTCGCGCGCACCCTGGAGGTGCTCCGCCGCCAGGCCGGGGGCTGGCTGCTCGTGGCGACACACACAGGGGATGAGCGGGTACGTGCCGAGCCCTTCGAGGCGGTGGAGCTCGGGTTGGAGCTGCTCTGGCTCCCCGAGGGACCGGCCGGGCGGTGA
- a CDS encoding glycosyltransferase family 39 protein yields MSRDTRATALAFSALGLLLILHTVLFFPMRVDDAFILLRYAENLAAGHGPVFNVGERVEGFTSPAMVVLEAAFLRVGVEPLQAVKVLGVVCGLVLVGVSMALARELSGSRAAGVLAGLLVALHTGVAVACVNGLETAPFAAFVALGLFFHVRARSPREEGLAGLALALALLFRPEGGLPLAFIGVSALWRWRREPDRWRRWVALALPTLVLVVPAYAYKAAWFGSLTPNTLLAKVPLDSTGRFASGLDYLADYGVAHHGYLALLGSWVLAFKGDPRFRMLALLFTVWAAYIASVGGDWIPHFRFLVPLVPIAAVATATALVLLWKLLGERLREGSRTPARAGLALLVAAALLPPAVDQAQEVLTQVRIDTGASLLAREPLGAWLSSVGGPGASVAMLDVGAVAYGTGLRVIDTGGLTDARIARVIHASRGTYQGHLFFPDNAGSREIARVVLGDKPSFVVLRLNGELPWILEERLRSEDGRPLPLRAAYQQDRALFEAPNFAEEYAFLCSQPSDPSTEGWIWHYNVFVRKGLSLAQRPRPDAQGATRCF; encoded by the coding sequence ATGTCACGCGACACCCGAGCCACCGCCCTCGCCTTCTCCGCTCTCGGGCTCCTGCTCATCCTCCATACGGTGCTGTTCTTCCCGATGCGCGTGGACGATGCCTTCATCCTGCTGCGCTACGCGGAGAACCTCGCGGCGGGCCACGGCCCCGTCTTCAACGTGGGCGAGCGCGTGGAGGGCTTCACCAGCCCCGCCATGGTGGTGCTCGAGGCGGCCTTCCTGCGCGTGGGGGTGGAGCCGCTCCAGGCGGTGAAGGTGCTCGGCGTCGTGTGCGGGCTCGTGCTGGTGGGTGTCAGCATGGCGCTCGCCCGGGAGCTGAGCGGCTCGCGGGCGGCCGGAGTGCTCGCGGGGCTCCTGGTGGCGCTGCACACGGGCGTCGCGGTGGCGTGCGTCAATGGACTCGAGACCGCTCCCTTCGCCGCCTTCGTCGCGCTCGGGTTGTTCTTCCATGTGCGGGCCCGCTCGCCTCGCGAGGAGGGACTCGCGGGTCTGGCGCTCGCCCTGGCCCTCCTCTTCCGCCCCGAGGGCGGATTGCCGCTCGCGTTCATCGGCGTGAGCGCGCTGTGGCGCTGGCGCCGCGAGCCCGATCGCTGGCGCCGCTGGGTGGCCCTCGCCCTGCCCACCCTGGTGCTCGTGGTGCCCGCCTACGCGTACAAGGCCGCCTGGTTCGGCTCGCTCACCCCCAACACGTTGCTGGCCAAGGTGCCGCTCGACTCCACGGGCCGCTTCGCTTCCGGGCTGGACTACCTCGCGGACTACGGCGTGGCGCATCATGGCTATCTCGCGCTGCTCGGCTCGTGGGTGCTCGCGTTCAAGGGGGACCCGCGCTTCCGGATGCTCGCGCTCCTGTTCACCGTGTGGGCCGCGTACATCGCCTCCGTGGGCGGGGACTGGATTCCCCACTTCCGCTTCCTCGTCCCGCTGGTGCCCATCGCCGCCGTGGCGACCGCCACCGCCCTCGTGCTGCTCTGGAAGTTGCTCGGCGAGCGGCTGCGCGAGGGCTCACGGACTCCGGCCCGGGCGGGTCTCGCGCTGCTCGTGGCCGCGGCCCTGCTGCCTCCCGCCGTGGACCAGGCCCAGGAGGTGCTCACGCAGGTGCGCATCGACACCGGGGCCTCGCTCCTGGCGCGCGAGCCACTCGGGGCCTGGCTCTCGTCGGTGGGCGGGCCGGGCGCCTCGGTGGCGATGCTCGACGTGGGCGCCGTGGCCTATGGCACCGGGCTGCGCGTCATCGACACCGGCGGCCTGACGGATGCGCGCATCGCCCGCGTGATTCACGCCAGCCGGGGCACCTACCAGGGCCATCTCTTCTTCCCGGACAACGCGGGCTCCCGGGAGATCGCCCGGGTGGTGCTCGGCGACAAACCCTCGTTCGTGGTGCTGCGCCTCAATGGCGAGCTGCCCTGGATTCTCGAGGAGCGGCTGCGGAGCGAGGACGGCCGGCCCCTGCCCCTGCGCGCGGCCTACCAGCAGGACCGGGCCCTCTTCGAGGCCCCGAACTTCGCCGAGGAGTACGCGTTCCTCTGCAGCCAGCCCTCGGATCCCAGCACCGAGGGGTGGATCTGGCACTACAACGTCTTCGTCCGGAAGGGGCTCTCGCTCGCCCAGCGTCCCCGCCCCGATGCCCAGGGCGCCACGCGCTGCTTCTGA